NNNNNNNNNNNNNNNNNNNNNNNNNNNNNNNNNNNNNNNNNNNNNNNNNNNNNNNNNNNNNNNNNNNNNNNNNNNNNNNNNNNNNNNNNNNNNNNNNNNNNNNNNNNNNNNNNNNNNNNNNNNNNNNNNNNNNNNNNNNNNNNNNNNNNNNNNNNNNNNNNNNNNNNNNNNNNNNNNNNNNNNNNNNNNNNNNNNNNNNNNNNNNNNNNNNNNNNNNNNNNNNNNNNNNNNNNNNNNNNNNNNNNNNNNNNNNNNNNNNNNNNNNNNNNNNNNNNNNNNNNNNNNNNNNNNNNNNNNNNNNNNNNNNNNNNNNNNNNNNNNNNNNNNNNNNNNNNNNNNNNNNNNNNNNNNNNNNNNNNNNNNNNNNNNNNNNNNNNNNNNNNNNNNNNNNNNNNNNNNNNNNNNNNNNNNNNNNNNNNNNNNNNNNNNNNNNNNNNNNNNNNNNNNNNNNNNNNNNNNNNNNNNNNNNNNNNNNNNNNNNNNNNNNNNNNNNNNNNNNNNNNNNNNNNNNNNNNNNNNNNNNNNNNNNNNNNNNNNNNNNNNNNNNNNNNNNNNNNNNNNNNNNNNNNNNNNNNNNNNNNNNNNNNNNNNNNNNNNNNNNNNNNNNNNNNNNNNNNNNNNNNNNNNNNNNNNNNNNNNNNNNNNNNNNNNNNNNNNNNNNNNNNNNNNNNNNNNNNNNNNNNNNNNNNNNNNNNNNNNNNNNNNNNNNNNNNNNNNNNNNNNNNNNNNNNNNNNNNNNNNNNNNNNNNNNNNNNNNNNNNNNNNNNNNNNNNNNNNNNNNNNNNNNNNNNNNNNNNNNNNNNNNNNNNNNNNNNNNNNNNNNNNNNNNNNNNNNNNNNNNNNNNNNNNNNNNNNNNNNNNNNNNNNNNNNNNNNNNNNNNNNNNNNNNNNNNNNNNNNNNNNNNNNNNNNNNNNNNNNNNNNNNNNNNNNNNNNNNNNNNNNNNNNNNNNNNNNNNNNNNNNNNNNNNNNNNNNNNNNNNNNNNNNNNNNNNNNNNNNNNNNNNNNNNNNNNNNNNNNNNNNNNNNNNNNNNNNNNNNNNNNNNNNNNNNNNNNNNNNNNNNNNNNNNNNNNNNNNNNNNNNNNNNNNNNNNNNNNNNNNNNNNNNNNNNNNNNNNNNNNNNNNNNNNNNNNNNNNNNNNNNNNNNNNNNNNNNNNNNNNNNNNNNNNNNNNNNNNNNNNNNNNNNNNNNNNNNNNNNNNNNNNNNNNNNNNNNNNNNNNNNNNNNNNNNNNNNNNNNNNNNNNNNNNNNNNNNNNNNNNNNNNNNNNNNNNNNNNNNNNNNNNNNNNNNNNNNNNNNNNNNNNNNNNNNNNNNNNNNNNNNNNNNNNNNNNNNNNNNNNNNNNNNNNNNNNNNNNNNNNNNNNNNNNNNNNNNNNNNNNATGGTGTGAGTGTAAGTGAATGCAGGCAAGGTTTGAGCTTGATGAAGATTGGCAAAGGATATCTGTGATTCACCAGATGGGACATTTGTGGCGATCACACAAGTCTGTCACGGTGAAGGCTATAAATTTGGCTGCAAATAACCAAGAGAGGATGAATTTGAGACCACCAAATATTGGTCCTGTTGATTGGCAAAAATTTGTCAAACTCAAAACTAGTGCTGCATTTAAGGTAATTACTTGTGATTATAATTGTTTAGTAGTTGATTGGTGATTAGTAATTAACATGTTTCATTATTAGGCCGTGAGtgagaaatataaagcaaaaagaaagaatcagataCCTCACACCACTAGTCGTAAAGGGATCAGCAGACTAACAGAAGAAATGGCAAGCATATATACTACAACtatgttgtttattattatacatagtgCTTGTACTGttactgaaattttgttttctggaacaGAAAGCTGAAAGTGAAGATCCTTCCAGCGTGACAAGACTAGATGTTTGGATCAAGTCTCGCACCAAAAAGGATGGTACACCAGTAGATACGAATGCAGCTGATTTGATTGTAAGTCTGAATAGAGTTGTACACCAGTAAATAGTGTGTTATCGACTAGTAAAACCTGAAACTGTCTTTATGTTTTTCAGCAAAAAGCAGCTGAAATTGGTGGAAGTGATGCTccagcatttttaacaaatccagATGAAGATCACCTCGCCAAGCTTTTAGGACCTGACAATTCTGGTAGGCTGAGGGCAATGGGTAGAGGCATGAGTAAGACCAAATTAGCTTGTTTACAAATGCAGAGCAAGTGTATGGCTGAAATGGAAGAGCGGcaagtaaaattagtaaaacaggTCAATGCCTTGGAAAGTGAACTTGGCAGAATCAAGAATCAGGTTAGATACTTAAGAGTTCTCTACTATTCATCAGCCAGTTAGAgtaatataaattgatgttatttttgtttatgttacagagaccagaagctgaaatggatgaaaactcagctgcaagagtaacatattcttacttcttttcatatcagctaagtgattcttcttagtgtcgtttatgattcttagttgctcatgaaattgttgcagagtgtaaacaaaagagcacatcctaagtgtgtgtttgttgattggtctgacattgatgaaaatgttggtgagggtcggattctttcttctgatccggATGACATAGTGAATGACTGTCGTCTTGGCCCTTATGATCTCAAAGTGTTAGTTGAAGCTGCATATAAACCAGATGCATTTCTATGGAGACCTGCacaaaagatctttcatatgaaagaagctgttggaCATATAATCGCATGGCCAACTGATAAGTGTAGACTGGTagacaacaacatccaaatggaagacattgcccctatggtatttataatttctagcaATGTGTTAGCAATGTATTACCCCTGTCtataatgctaattaattatattggatttgtttactgattgtgtttaacagggtatacaaggaaacaaatgtaaactatTGGATTTGTCTAAGGGTGACGTCATTGTTGCTGAGGGGCGTTGGGAGACACAAGAACCAAGTGCGTTGGTTAACGGAATTCCTCTTGGACCAAAAGCAGTTAAAGTATTTGTGGATTCAGTAAAGCAGCCTGATACATCACTATGGAGACCTACAGCTGAAATGTCATTTCTTGAGGACTGTTTGATGGCTTACGTATCTTGGCCCCTGAGtaaggttgattttgaaaatccctcaactccaactggtcagaatgctacatcacatgcttctttgtctgcatcaaaggccaagtctgcagccacagcttctaagtctgctacagagtccaaaacttcagcaacagcttcaaaggctgcatcgcaggccaaatctgcatctatgtcttctaagtctgcatctggttctgagtctcctgttgatgatgcaacgggtccaatatcaccaataaagaatactttaccatcacagtctcctctcaggaagtctccagtaagtgttttcatatgttatgaagttgtttttgttaattatatgatgactgatggtttatattgtaaacatggcagcgcattaataaagttatttccaaggagaataagaagtgcaagttgatggatttaactgaaaagaatagggttgtggctgaaggacgatggggaacaaatgatccagaacataaggttcactttactcgcttgggttctaatgcagttaaagtgtggatagatgttgtgaaggtgaaaaatgtaaaagtttggaggccatccgatgaaatagagattattgaagatgcacttagctcctgcattgcttggccagagaacaaggtcattatgtcttaaactgatggttttattgtgtaatgttaagtacttgagattgcttgtttattttggatgttcttgagactttga
The Camelina sativa cultivar DH55 chromosome 15, Cs, whole genome shotgun sequence DNA segment above includes these coding regions:
- the LOC104747304 gene encoding uncharacterized protein LOC104747304 encodes the protein MQARFELDEDWQRISVIHQMGHLWRSHKSVTVKAINLAANNQERMNLRPPNIGPVDWQKFVKLKTSAAFKAVSEKYKAKRKNQIPHTTSRKGISRLTEEMKAESEDPSSVTRLDVWIKSRTKKDGTPVDTNAADLIQKAAEIGGSDAPAFLTNPDEDHLAKLLGPDNSGRLRAMGRGMSKTKLACLQMQSKCMAEMEERQVKLVKQVNALESELGRIKNQRPEAEMDENSAARVTYSYFFSYQLSDSS